The Candidatus Defluviibacterium haderslevense DNA window TTTGAAGAGATTGCTTTGTCAGTGGCTTCTTTTTGGTGGGCATTAATACTAAGTATAGGTTTATTCTTTTTTGTACTTAGTATGGGTCCATTTAAAAAGCTTCAATTACCTGTTTGGGTAAAATATTCCATTTTGGCTGTGAGTTTTAATGCCGGAGCTTGTTTTTATTTTCAGGAAAATTTTAAAGCTGACCCCAATGAATTTGTCTTAATGAATGATCAAGCAATACACATTTCTCCAGATTCAGAGAGTGAAGTAAAACTAAGTTTAAAAGCAGGAGAATGTATCCGTAAAATCGACCAAATTGGCGAATGGATTAAAATCACAACAATAGAATACGATGCCGGATGGATTCCAGAATCAAGTACTAAAAGAATTCAATTATAAATCTGAATAATTATTCTTCTTCTGCAGCTTTTGGAGCAGGAGCAGCTTTAGGAGCAGCTTTAGCTTTAACTACGGGTGCAGGAGCAGCAGGCGCAATGACTTCAGCTGATGTAACCGGAATGACATGAATGACATTTCTGTCCTTAATGGTTTTAGAAAAACTCACGATACCATCAGTAAGAGCATAAAGGGTCCAATCCTTACCTACACCAACATTTTTTCCAGGATGAAATTTGGTTCCACGTTGGCGAACTAAAATATTACCAGCAATTGCTAGTTGACCTCCAAATAGTTTTACACCAAGACGTTTACTATTACTATCCCGTCCGTTACTCGTACTACCTTCACCTTTCTTATGAGCCATGATTTGTTGATTTTATTGATTAGGCAATGATGGATTCAATTTGAATTTGGGTAAAAGATTGGCGGTGACCATTCTTTTTTTCTAAACCCTTCCGTCTTTGTTTTTTATAAACGATTACTTTGTCACCCTTAACATGATCGATTACACTAGCTTCTACACGAGCACCTTTAATAGACGGTGTTCCTATAGTTGTTGTATTATCATCACCACTAAGCATTAATACTTCATCGAAACTTACTTTAGCGCCTTTTTCAGCATCTAAATGATGGACATAAACTTTCTGCCCAGAAGTTACTTTAAACTGTTGTCCAGCTATATTTACAATTGCAATCATTGTATGGTTTTTTAAAACGGACTGCAAAGATAGCTCTTTTGGATAAAATTTTGAATAATTTTCTAGTTTTTGAAAGAAATTCTTGGATTTTTATTCCATTAAAGGTCTGATTTTCAATTAACAAGGTCGTGATATAGGTCAATTATTCGAAAATATTAAAGTTATTGCTTTAACATCCAAACATTTATACATGCAAAATAATTATATAATTTTTTTAAGTATCAGTGTGGCATTCAGTTTTTGACCATTAC harbors:
- a CDS encoding tetratricopeptide repeat protein, whose protein sequence is MKYLVVIMILGYLPLSAQSFQEAIKQYHDGQYELSLKSWNGLLDQGQKGATLYYNLANTYLKLNRYPESILYYKKALRWDPNNKDVQYNLDVARKLAGIENIALPRFFLFVWFEEIALSVASFWWALILSIGLFFFVLSMGPFKKLQLPVWVKYSILAVSFNAGACFYFQENFKADPNEFVLMNDQAIHISPDSESEVKLSLKAGECIRKIDQIGEWIKITTIEYDAGWIPESSTKRIQL
- the rpmA gene encoding 50S ribosomal protein L27 is translated as MAHKKGEGSTSNGRDSNSKRLGVKLFGGQLAIAGNILVRQRGTKFHPGKNVGVGKDWTLYALTDGIVSFSKTIKDRNVIHVIPVTSAEVIAPAAPAPVVKAKAAPKAAPAPKAAEEE
- the rplU gene encoding 50S ribosomal protein L21, whose product is MIAIVNIAGQQFKVTSGQKVYVHHLDAEKGAKVSFDEVLMLSGDDNTTTIGTPSIKGARVEASVIDHVKGDKVIVYKKQRRKGLEKKNGHRQSFTQIQIESIIA